The DNA segment TGATTCGAGAAGAAGTCGCTAGTGTTGTGGCAAAGTGGGTAGAGACCAATCCTCCTCAATATTTGCCTACCCGGAAAGCAGCTGCTGTTTTGGGTTATCGCGATCGCCGTCAGTTAATCCGAGCCGTTGAAACCGGTTTGCTGCGATTGGGAAAAGAGGTGCAAGATCGCCGCGCCCCTGATAGCGAAAAGCCCAGCTATTACTTCAATCTCCCTGCTTGTCAGAAGCGATTACAACTGCTTCCTGAAAAAAGGAAATCTTGATACTTGATATTGGCTATTTGTTTGTGTTTATAATCGTGACACGACCCGCCTTCGGCGGGAAAGAGGCAAAGGGCAAAAAGGCAAGAGTGTAGAGGGCTAAGGAGTACTGGGGCGATCGCACACCACTCGAAAACCGTTGAGGTTGAGGTTGTCGGGAAAATCGTGGAAGCGAATCGCCGAACGACAGTTCCTAGGAGTGTTGTACCAAGAACCCCCGCGCTTCACTTTTAAATCATGATTTATATCGCCTTTATAACATTCCTGTGTTCTTGGCGTATTGTAGTTATCCTCCCAATCGTCCCCGCACCATTCCCAAACATTCCCGTGCAGGTCATAGAGTCCAAAGGGATTCGCTGCGTTGAAATAGCCCACTGGGGTCGTTTGCTCTCGATATTTTCCTGTTATCCCTCGTCCATAGCGTTTTGTGCCATTATAATTCGCAACATCGGGAGTAATGGTTTCCCCAAAATGAAAGGGCTGATGATACTTCTTGTTCCACTCTTCAACTGTGATCTTCTCTAAATTTATCCCGCGACAAGCATATTCCCACTCTGCTTCGCTTGGAAGGCGATAGGTTCTACCACTTTTCTGACTCATCTGACTCAGACGAGCACAAAACTCCATGGCATCTTCCCAAGATACTTGCTCTACTGGACGCAGCCAGCGGTCTCCGGCTTTTTCAAAATGTTCCTTAAAGTGAGACGGTTCAGAGTCTAGATCTTGGTTAATTT comes from the Cyanobacteria bacterium GSL.Bin1 genome and includes:
- a CDS encoding SUMF1/EgtB/PvdO family nonheme iron enzyme encodes the protein MVQVFLQREKRQGKQYREKLGNGVELEMVSIPVGMFVMGSPENELERRDNEGPQHPVTIARSFWMGKYPITQEQWKTVVESIGKINQDLDSEPSHFKEHFEKAGDRWLRPVEQVSWEDAMEFCARLSQMSQKSGRTYRLPSEAEWEYACRGINLEKITVEEWNKKYHQPFHFGETITPDVANYNGTKRYGRGITGKYREQTTPVGYFNAANPFGLYDLHGNVWEWCGDDWEDNYNTPRTQECYKGDINHDLKVKRGGSWYNTPRNCRSAIRFHDFPDNLNLNGFRVVCDRPSTP